The Uloborus diversus isolate 005 unplaced genomic scaffold, Udiv.v.3.1 scaffold_1368, whole genome shotgun sequence genome includes a region encoding these proteins:
- the LOC129232758 gene encoding speckle-type POZ protein B-like, producing LLNKLKKKEKIKVQEKAFLKQGHEILTEKFGNILKDSKFFDVTLKVGDETIPAHKAILAGRSSVFEGMFESNMKESRENVVEIAEMTPAIVKEMLQYIYTGTIENLSVDAAVDLYVASDRYDLQELKGWCKEFILEHISSDDVCRVAVIADLHSDEELAKASRRIFKDNPKTIVESETWRDFKKENPSLHADLLESALINDY from the exons cttttaaataaactgaaaaaaaaagaaaaaatcaaggttcaa gaaaaggcatttttaaaacaaggacacgaaatattaactgaaaagttcggaaatattttgaaagattcAAAGTTCTTTGACGTCACCTTGAAAGTTGGGGATGAAACGATTCCGGCTCACAAAGCAATTCTTGCGGGTCGTTCCTCGGTGTTCGAAGGAATGTTTGAAAGTAATATGAAAGAAAGTCGGGAAAATGTGGTGGAAATTGCGGAAATGACGCCAGCAATCGTCAAGGAAATGTTGCAATACATATACACTGGAACTATTGAAAATTTGTCAGTGGATGCAGCAGTAGATCTTTACGTAGCTTCAGACAGATACGACTTACAAGAGCTAAAGGGATGGTGCAAAGAATTCATCCTGGAACACATCTCATCAGATGACGTATGCAGAGTAGCGGTGATTGCAGATTTACACTCTGATGAAGAGCTTGCTAAAGCTTCAAGGCGCATTTTCAAAGACAACCCGAAGACGATAGTGGAATCTGAGACCTGGAGAGATTTCAAGAAGGAGAATCCCTCTTTGCACGCTGACTTATTGGAAAGCGCTTTGATAAATGACTATTAG